CACTTTTTGCGCCAAGTAAAGGATAAACCGCAAACAGGACAAATTTTACTGGGAAGATCGGACTTCGAGATCTGACGTGCCATGATTAAAATTAAAAAGTCAAAAACTGCGCCTTATCTATGAGTGTAGATGAAAATAATCAGAGTTCCCCACTCGATCGCCTGAGAATTATTTTAGTTGAACCGGCCGGAGCCTTAAATGTGGGTTCCACTGCCAGAATTATGCGTAATATGGGCTTAAGTCGCTTAATTATCGTCAATCCCGCCTGTGATATCCTTGCAGAAGAAGCGCGACGCATGGCAGTACACGGAATTGAAGTCCTAGAAAACTGTTCACGGGTAGCCACCTTGGGGGAAGCTTTGCAGGGTTGTCATCGCATCATTGCCACCACCTCGAAACCCCGTCACCTGAATACTCCCCTCGAAACACCCCGGACCGCCTTACCCTGGTTACTCACCCCTAACCTGGAATCGGCCCTAATTTTCGGGCCAGAAGACCGGGGTTTAAGTAACAGCGAACTGAACCACGCCCAGCGTTTTGTCGGTATTCCCGCTAATCCTCAATATTCCTCCCTTAATCTCGCCCAAGCGGTGGCGGTTTGCTCCTACGAACTGTATCAAATGGCGACGGAAAATAGGCTCGAACCCCCGGTAGAAACGCTCCCTAATGCCACTTTTGAGGCTCTAGAAGGCTATTATCAGCACTTGGAGAGCTTTTTGCTCAAAATTGGCTATCTTTACCCCCACACCGCCGCCGCTAGGATGGAGAAATTCCGGCAATTTTATCATCGGGCCCGGCCCACGGTGGAGGAATTAGCCCTGCTGCGGGGCATTATCGGTCATATTGAAAGTATCGGGCAACTTTTTCTCGGTCTTGATAGTCTCAAGGGCAAGAAAAAAAATTCTCCTAGCGATCGATAATAAATCTGGATACCCTTGAGGAAAACCGTGACTCGTCAAGTAACTCGTCGTCCCACTAAAGTCCAATCCGGCCCTGGGTCCCCTAAGTCTATGGACTCAAACAATAAAAAAAGGCCTGTACCAGTTAAAAAGTCGCAAAAACAACGTAAACCTAACCTAATCGCCTCTTTTCTCCTTCAGGTTCTTCGCTTCTCTATCCTTGGTGTCGGTTTAGGTGCGATCGCTGGTACAGTTTTAACGGTGGTGGATCCGAGCAAATTACCCCTACACCCAAAACCCACCGCTACTAATTCCCCGACTCCCCAACCCGTCACCCCAAAACCGACCACGTTAGTTTTAAACGAAAATCTTAGCAGCCTCAACCAGAAATTACAGGCTTTAGCGGTCAAATATCCGAAATTACAGGCGGGAGCTTTATTTATTGACCTCGATAACGGTGCTTACGCTAATTTTCGCGGAGATACTATTTTTTCCGCCGCTAGTACGATTAAAATCCCGATTCTGGTGGCCTTTTTTGAGGATGTGGATGCGGGAAAAATTCGTCTCGATGAACCCCTTGTGGCCAGTAAGGATGTCATGGCCAGTGGATCTGGGGATATGCAGTATCTAGGAGTGAATAAAACCTATACTGCCCTAGAAACCGCCACTAAAATGAACGTAATTAGCGATAATACCGCTACTAATATGTTAATCAAGCGCATGGGA
This portion of the Microcystis aeruginosa NIES-2549 genome encodes:
- a CDS encoding DUF2256 domain-containing protein, whose protein sequence is MARQISKSDLPSKICPVCGLSFTWRKKWQNCWHEVKYCSERCRRRKSSANQ
- a CDS encoding RNA methyltransferase; protein product: MSVDENNQSSPLDRLRIILVEPAGALNVGSTARIMRNMGLSRLIIVNPACDILAEEARRMAVHGIEVLENCSRVATLGEALQGCHRIIATTSKPRHLNTPLETPRTALPWLLTPNLESALIFGPEDRGLSNSELNHAQRFVGIPANPQYSSLNLAQAVAVCSYELYQMATENRLEPPVETLPNATFEALEGYYQHLESFLLKIGYLYPHTAAARMEKFRQFYHRARPTVEELALLRGIIGHIESIGQLFLGLDSLKGKKKNSPSDR
- a CDS encoding serine hydrolase; translation: MTRQVTRRPTKVQSGPGSPKSMDSNNKKRPVPVKKSQKQRKPNLIASFLLQVLRFSILGVGLGAIAGTVLTVVDPSKLPLHPKPTATNSPTPQPVTPKPTTLVLNENLSSLNQKLQALAVKYPKLQAGALFIDLDNGAYANFRGDTIFSAASTIKIPILVAFFEDVDAGKIRLDEPLVASKDVMASGSGDMQYLGVNKTYTALETATKMNVISDNTATNMLIKRMGGKKALNQRFQAWGLTSTVINNPLPDLEGTNTTSPRDLVTILGKVNQGELLSLRSRDRLLNIMQETRTRTLLPQGIEKSADIAHKTGDIGSLLADAGIIDMPNGKRYLGAVMVKRPHNDSNARTLIQQISRTAYQHFKWYQTQPAAKPQPVAQSSPSPSPVVIPSPGN